One genomic region from Leptospiraceae bacterium encodes:
- a CDS encoding restriction endonuclease — MIILLSAILAITAVLSVLFYIQNSRSNISERALALAAMGNFLDAKAMVRGILEREPDNSQILFLMSKIHSIEKDYEGEAHFLEKLKSTGNFEKDFPASFVSSRLGDIYYDQNKMQEAFFHYLDAIHLDPHNIEPFLRLSFIAVGQKEFKIAESFMKQVPDNEVEISSFFIARGVVAAQLNRADEFMFFEKAYELDKNPLPVFLFALANYRLKNHKEALKLANEALEKAEDEYFRFTIIQFIMLQHFLLGDFSSSLIHAKLCIEMARQNSWKFETSESELNFALISIAQNNLEEASEFLIEAESLNTEDTEIIELADYKFQLELGKINMGQTTPNGYNPDLALQQLPDKLFPVERYFELSGLRSNNYVNIRGMVNESGEKIANRLSNVGPNKILTFISLKGTSFKNACNRIMNDLSYKGVRELPCIESDGANYLAKSKDEEEQSALFKIRKWKDIQISDVFLNESLENLQESGAKMCYIVGNAELTQGAKKIYRLNSSKIQIINGVELEQLLERALK, encoded by the coding sequence ATGATAATTTTATTGAGTGCAATACTGGCTATAACCGCAGTTTTAAGCGTATTATTTTATATTCAGAATTCAAGATCCAATATTTCGGAACGAGCCCTTGCTCTGGCTGCCATGGGTAATTTTCTCGATGCGAAAGCTATGGTCAGAGGAATTCTCGAAAGAGAACCGGATAATAGTCAAATTCTTTTTCTGATGTCTAAAATCCATTCCATAGAGAAAGACTACGAAGGAGAAGCACACTTCCTGGAAAAACTAAAAAGTACCGGAAACTTTGAGAAAGATTTCCCGGCATCCTTCGTAAGTAGCCGTCTGGGCGATATCTACTACGATCAGAATAAAATGCAGGAAGCTTTTTTTCATTATCTCGATGCTATTCATCTGGATCCTCATAATATAGAACCTTTCCTTCGCCTTTCCTTCATTGCAGTGGGTCAAAAAGAATTTAAAATTGCAGAATCCTTCATGAAACAGGTTCCTGATAATGAGGTGGAAATATCCAGTTTTTTTATAGCAAGGGGAGTCGTAGCTGCCCAACTCAATCGAGCAGATGAGTTTATGTTTTTTGAAAAAGCTTACGAGCTGGATAAAAATCCTTTACCGGTATTTCTATTCGCCCTGGCCAATTATCGTTTAAAAAATCATAAAGAGGCTTTAAAACTGGCAAACGAAGCACTGGAAAAAGCAGAAGATGAATACTTTCGTTTTACGATTATCCAGTTTATCATGCTACAACATTTTTTACTCGGAGACTTTTCCTCGTCTTTAATCCACGCCAAACTCTGTATAGAAATGGCAAGACAGAATAGCTGGAAATTCGAAACATCCGAATCTGAGCTCAATTTTGCTCTTATATCAATCGCCCAGAATAATCTTGAAGAAGCCAGTGAGTTTCTCATTGAAGCAGAAAGCTTGAATACAGAAGATACCGAGATTATCGAATTAGCAGATTATAAATTTCAACTGGAGTTAGGAAAAATCAATATGGGACAAACTACTCCGAATGGTTATAACCCTGATTTGGCTTTACAACAACTTCCCGATAAGCTTTTTCCGGTAGAAAGATATTTTGAGCTATCGGGTTTACGTTCCAATAATTATGTGAATATCAGGGGTATGGTCAACGAAAGTGGCGAGAAGATTGCGAATCGTTTAAGTAACGTCGGGCCGAATAAAATACTTACTTTTATTTCCCTAAAAGGCACATCCTTTAAAAATGCCTGTAACCGAATTATGAATGACTTGAGTTATAAAGGAGTCAGAGAACTGCCCTGCATAGAATCGGATGGTGCGAACTATCTGGCTAAGTCTAAAGATGAAGAGGAGCAGTCTGCACTTTTTAAAATCCGTAAGTGGAAAGACATACAAATTTCTGATGTCTTTTTAAATGAAAGCCTTGAAAACCTGCAAGAAAGTGGTGCCAAAATGTGTTACATCGTAGGGAATGCAGAATTAACACAGGGTGCAAAAAAGATATATCGCCTGAATAGTTCCAAAATCCAAATTATTAACGGTGTGGAATTGGAACAACTTTTGGAGCGAGCTTTGAAATGA
- a CDS encoding DUF882 domain-containing protein, which yields MISKLFYFLKVGFYSLLFLLIPIYFIFSIVFNYLYDWEIRDTIFQWKYDYFHSNPYITNLTELDKVYMSLEKIPYHKLDEDYLTKTKSSEKEYANLLKDLSYQKIYLSDLNKHIVHSYRIKDFLPREVYYRELLHGKREYIYWNVNKNMLVKLFLLRQKLSFLGYNADGFQIISAYRYPLYNEDVGGARLSRHMRGEALDIRISDIDNNFISEQKDKEIVLEILENSIILNQGGIGKYPGTMTLHFDVRGYKARWDRQ from the coding sequence TTGATCTCAAAACTATTTTATTTTCTAAAAGTCGGTTTTTACAGCCTTCTTTTTTTGCTTATCCCTATTTATTTTATTTTTAGTATAGTTTTTAACTATTTATATGATTGGGAAATTCGTGATACAATTTTCCAGTGGAAATATGACTATTTCCATTCAAATCCCTATATCACAAATCTTACCGAACTTGATAAAGTGTATATGTCCCTGGAGAAAATTCCATACCATAAACTGGATGAGGATTATTTAACCAAAACAAAGTCTTCCGAAAAAGAATATGCTAATTTATTAAAAGACCTGTCCTATCAAAAAATATATCTTTCTGACCTGAATAAGCATATTGTACATAGTTATCGTATTAAAGATTTTTTACCCAGAGAAGTGTATTACAGAGAGCTATTACACGGAAAGAGAGAATACATTTATTGGAATGTTAATAAAAATATGTTGGTAAAACTTTTTCTTCTCAGGCAGAAACTCAGTTTCCTGGGTTATAATGCAGATGGTTTTCAAATCATTAGTGCTTATCGTTATCCTCTTTACAACGAAGATGTAGGAGGTGCCAGGTTGAGTCGTCACATGAGAGGAGAAGCCCTCGATATTCGTATCTCTGATATTGATAATAATTTTATTTCTGAACAAAAAGATAAGGAAATTGTTTTGGAGATTTTAGAAAATTCGATTATTCTGAATCAGGGTGGAATCGGGAAATATCCGGGGACTATGACTCTCCATTTTGATGTGAGAGGTTATAAAGCCAGATGGGATAGACAATAA
- a CDS encoding DUF1566 domain-containing protein, which produces MKEINSLQIMLLVLGLVFGNCDKSSDNKNETALLAAALAASNSTSGTSTVKFLVSDASQSKCYDEKGTEMTCPTNASSSFYGQDAQYTRLKPSYTVSNGIVLDNNTGLMWEQEHHDTRVSYADAVSHCTQLRTGNYSDWRIPTIRELFSINNANGDQNTTNAFYLDSAYFNFNYPTSVELTGTHTTKMMGQTWSSTARPDDSTINYFYNFLDGHIKSNFNNSSNSTLFYRCVRGDKTVFATNNYKDNGDGTVTDNNTGLIWQQSNGEQSTGDYQFTWQEALSYCENLSLAGKTDWRLPDIKELQSIVYYDNPDYNTTKMVLDTKYFKFTLPAGKDLNTNPTTSPPNGNSVAPFFWSSTTHGDAKSFASYMCFGPCWAVEKFVGTGTYDAHGPGAQRSDPKSVPTTWPTSIGDQKDVVQVNNFVRCVRN; this is translated from the coding sequence ATGAAAGAAATTAACTCTCTACAAATTATGCTTCTCGTTTTAGGACTGGTATTTGGGAACTGCGATAAAAGCTCTGATAACAAAAATGAAACTGCGTTACTGGCTGCTGCCTTAGCAGCCTCTAACTCTACTTCCGGTACATCAACGGTAAAGTTTTTAGTTTCTGACGCATCTCAGAGTAAATGTTATGATGAAAAAGGAACCGAAATGACCTGCCCCACAAATGCAAGCTCCAGTTTTTACGGACAGGACGCACAGTACACGAGGCTCAAACCATCCTATACAGTTTCCAATGGAATTGTTCTGGATAATAATACGGGTCTAATGTGGGAGCAGGAACACCATGACACAAGGGTAAGCTATGCCGATGCGGTTTCGCATTGCACACAGCTAAGAACAGGAAATTACTCCGATTGGAGAATACCGACTATTCGAGAACTGTTTTCAATCAATAATGCTAATGGAGATCAAAACACTACGAATGCATTTTATCTGGATAGTGCTTACTTTAACTTTAATTACCCTACAAGTGTCGAACTTACAGGAACCCACACAACCAAAATGATGGGGCAAACCTGGTCATCCACAGCACGTCCCGATGATTCGACTATCAATTACTTTTATAATTTCCTGGATGGACATATAAAAAGTAATTTTAATAACTCTTCCAATAGTACTCTCTTTTACAGATGTGTGCGTGGTGATAAGACGGTCTTTGCAACAAACAATTACAAAGATAATGGAGATGGAACAGTCACTGACAACAATACAGGGTTAATCTGGCAACAATCAAATGGAGAACAATCCACCGGGGATTACCAATTCACCTGGCAGGAAGCTCTAAGTTATTGTGAGAATCTTTCCCTTGCAGGAAAAACCGATTGGCGACTTCCGGATATAAAAGAATTGCAAAGTATCGTTTATTATGATAACCCTGATTACAATACAACCAAAATGGTACTGGATACAAAGTATTTTAAGTTTACTCTTCCGGCAGGAAAAGATTTAAACACAAATCCAACAACATCTCCGCCCAATGGAAATTCAGTTGCACCTTTTTTCTGGTCGAGTACTACACACGGAGATGCTAAAAGTTTCGCTTCCTATATGTGTTTTGGTCCCTGTTGGGCGGTTGAAAAATTTGTAGGAACAGGAACCTATGATGCACATGGTCCGGGAGCTCAACGCTCCGATCCAAAATCAGTTCCTACAACCTGGCCTACAAGTATCGGAGATCAAAAAGATGTGGTTCAAGTAAATAACTTTGTACGCTGTGTGAGAAATTAA
- a CDS encoding PAS domain S-box protein translates to MSDIIESFFFENENPLCVCDTSGKFLLANNRWQYLFGYSLEDLKNRRFIDLIHPFDKELVKTELDELTFQKKASIFKSYFLHKEEFYHCVEWRIQLQHNWIYIGAREIYEEEKSLIKDYYILRTILKNTLDGVFKTNKYGKILYANPAYLKMTGYTQEEITSLFISDLEAIENIQDVVNHINKIISQGSDTFESVHKRKDGSLFPVEVTASFINVERGLFVGFCRDITERKAQEEKIRASEEQFRQITENMEEVVWLRSADNRKMLYISPSYEKIWGYSCKSLYENPASFLESVHRDDKEIVFAEFDKYLDGGKFDIEYRIRKPNGEIKWIWSRTFPVKDKQGNVIRHTGIAVDITERKEINLELFKAKEIAEKASRAKSEFLANMSHEIRTPLNSVIGFTELLLKTNLDILQKKYIQNVNISAISLLGIINDILDFSKIEASKLELYEVDSNILELLQDCIDIVKLEAERKGIKVILNVPNEESFIMKLDSVRLKQVLINLLGNAVKFTRKGEIELKLSINSVNEESNLASFTFSVRDTGIGISEEKKEKIFQAFSQADSSISRNFGGTGLGLSISKMLVEKMGGKLFLESAIGEGSTFYFSIQRYYKKASNQVQNISEALERTNKQDDSSLSKNSYTILIVDDTPFNMLLTRAMLEELLPNSKFIEAEDGLKAIEYYKQFKPDCIFMDIQMPGVDGYQASRSIRDLEDSNAQIPIIALTASATNEEKAKCLDVGMTDFLTKPISENSLKIILLKNLIRNL, encoded by the coding sequence ATGTCTGATATTATTGAAAGCTTCTTTTTTGAGAATGAGAACCCTCTTTGTGTTTGTGATACTTCGGGGAAATTTCTCCTAGCTAATAATCGATGGCAGTATTTATTTGGCTATTCTCTTGAAGATCTTAAAAATAGAAGATTTATTGATTTAATCCATCCATTTGATAAAGAACTGGTAAAAACGGAGTTAGATGAGTTAACTTTTCAAAAAAAAGCCTCTATATTTAAGAGTTATTTTCTACATAAAGAGGAATTTTACCATTGTGTCGAATGGAGAATACAATTACAGCATAATTGGATTTATATCGGAGCAAGAGAAATTTATGAAGAAGAGAAGTCTCTTATCAAGGATTATTATATCCTTAGAACCATTTTAAAAAACACTCTGGATGGAGTTTTTAAGACAAATAAGTATGGGAAAATTCTCTATGCCAATCCTGCCTATTTAAAGATGACCGGCTACACGCAGGAAGAAATTACTTCTCTTTTTATTTCCGATCTGGAAGCCATAGAGAATATACAGGATGTTGTAAATCATATAAATAAAATCATCAGTCAGGGCTCTGATACCTTTGAAAGTGTTCATAAAAGAAAAGATGGAAGTCTATTTCCCGTGGAAGTTACTGCTTCTTTCATTAACGTGGAAAGAGGACTTTTTGTGGGCTTTTGCCGGGACATTACAGAAAGAAAAGCCCAGGAAGAAAAAATAAGAGCCAGTGAAGAGCAATTTCGTCAGATTACAGAGAACATGGAAGAAGTAGTATGGCTTCGAAGTGCAGACAATCGAAAAATGCTTTATATCAGCCCATCTTATGAAAAAATTTGGGGGTATAGCTGTAAAAGTCTCTATGAAAATCCGGCTTCCTTTTTAGAATCTGTTCATCGGGATGATAAAGAAATAGTATTCGCAGAATTCGATAAGTATCTCGATGGAGGTAAATTTGATATAGAGTATCGGATTCGAAAGCCTAACGGAGAGATAAAATGGATCTGGTCCAGAACTTTTCCCGTTAAAGATAAGCAGGGTAATGTTATTCGGCATACAGGTATTGCGGTTGACATAACAGAACGGAAGGAAATTAACCTTGAACTCTTCAAGGCTAAGGAAATCGCAGAGAAAGCCAGCAGAGCAAAATCTGAGTTTCTTGCGAATATGAGTCATGAAATCCGAACTCCCTTAAATAGCGTTATCGGATTTACGGAGCTGTTATTGAAAACAAATTTGGATATATTGCAAAAAAAATATATACAAAATGTTAATATTTCAGCCATTTCTCTTTTAGGCATCATAAATGATATTTTAGATTTTTCCAAAATAGAAGCCAGTAAGTTAGAGTTATATGAAGTAGATTCTAATATTCTTGAACTTTTACAGGATTGTATAGATATTGTTAAATTAGAAGCGGAGCGAAAAGGTATTAAAGTGATTCTGAATGTTCCAAATGAAGAATCTTTTATAATGAAATTAGATTCAGTACGCTTAAAGCAAGTTTTAATAAACCTACTGGGCAATGCAGTAAAATTTACCCGAAAAGGGGAAATTGAACTTAAACTCAGCATAAATTCTGTAAATGAAGAATCGAACCTGGCTTCCTTCACCTTTTCGGTTAGAGATACCGGAATTGGTATTTCAGAAGAGAAAAAGGAAAAGATTTTCCAGGCTTTTTCTCAGGCTGATTCTTCCATATCGAGGAATTTTGGTGGAACCGGACTCGGTTTAAGTATTTCTAAAATGCTGGTAGAAAAAATGGGTGGAAAACTTTTTCTTGAAAGTGCAATAGGTGAAGGCAGCACATTTTATTTTAGTATTCAAAGATATTATAAAAAAGCAAGTAATCAGGTTCAAAATATCTCTGAAGCCTTAGAAAGAACGAATAAACAAGATGATTCATCCCTGAGTAAAAATTCCTATACTATACTAATTGTAGATGATACACCCTTTAATATGCTTTTGACCAGAGCTATGCTGGAAGAACTTCTTCCAAATTCTAAATTTATAGAAGCAGAAGATGGACTTAAAGCTATTGAATATTATAAACAGTTTAAACCCGATTGTATTTTCATGGATATACAAATGCCAGGAGTAGATGGTTATCAAGCTTCTCGTTCCATTCGAGATTTAGAAGATTCAAATGCTCAGATACCAATTATTGCTCTTACAGCCAGTGCTACTAACGAGGAAAAAGCTAAATGCCTCGATGTAGGGATGACTGATTTTTTAACCAAACCTATCAGTGAGAATTCATTAAAAATTATCCTGCTAAAAAACTTAATAAGAAATTTATAA
- a CDS encoding DUF2892 domain-containing protein, giving the protein MYLANTGTWHLDRLIRLLAGVFSLVGVGLGYFHSPYWFILNLLVGVNLIVFALTGFCIMTNILYLLGVRPACSNS; this is encoded by the coding sequence ATGTATTTAGCCAACACAGGCACCTGGCACTTAGATAGATTAATCAGGTTATTAGCCGGGGTTTTTAGTTTAGTCGGAGTGGGTCTTGGATATTTTCATAGCCCTTATTGGTTTATTTTAAATTTATTGGTGGGGGTGAACTTGATTGTTTTCGCCTTAACCGGCTTTTGTATTATGACAAATATATTATACCTTTTAGGGGTAAGGCCCGCCTGTAGTAACTCTTAA
- a CDS encoding prolipoprotein diacylglyceryl transferase produces the protein MYPVNIEWKFIKFYGYEGHWALLTLVIGFFYQRYNSLKNGYSEDWFISAYSYSILLGFIFARLFHFLFWDTQLFLQDPLIIFKPSGGFAILGGTIGTGLGGYLYCKRTGKDFFHWCDSLMSPIAICLAISRISCFLNGDAYGTPTNSFLGVVFSEDSIDWTSEWKLLHRQYALLPDPLAFLSQHFRQYLNLADIPLPKSLSHLRAEGISNLAELTRFYPPNVSGDYLTVLKSKGLFPFPVIYPPVHPTQLYESFIMFLAFFIIFKLEKITLAKRKLFFIFWVLYGLNRLVIEIFRGDRNVVFFNFTYAQLISMGLIIFGILGIVYIFHSEKKIIKQNS, from the coding sequence ATGTATCCCGTAAATATTGAATGGAAATTTATAAAATTTTATGGTTATGAAGGTCACTGGGCTTTACTGACTCTTGTGATTGGTTTTTTTTACCAGAGATATAATTCTTTAAAAAATGGTTATTCGGAGGATTGGTTTATATCCGCTTATTCCTATTCTATACTACTGGGTTTTATATTTGCCAGGCTGTTTCATTTTTTATTCTGGGATACCCAATTATTCTTGCAAGACCCTCTTATTATTTTTAAACCTTCCGGAGGTTTTGCCATTCTGGGTGGCACCATTGGAACCGGTCTCGGAGGCTATCTGTACTGCAAAAGGACCGGAAAAGATTTTTTTCACTGGTGTGATTCTTTAATGAGTCCGATTGCTATTTGTCTGGCAATCAGTCGTATTAGCTGTTTCTTAAATGGTGATGCCTATGGAACACCTACGAATTCTTTTTTAGGAGTCGTTTTTTCGGAAGATAGTATCGATTGGACCAGTGAATGGAAGTTATTACACCGTCAGTATGCACTATTACCCGATCCCTTAGCTTTTTTATCCCAGCACTTTCGGCAATACTTAAACCTTGCCGACATTCCGCTTCCTAAAAGTTTATCCCATTTACGAGCAGAAGGAATCAGTAACCTCGCCGAGCTAACCCGATTTTATCCCCCCAATGTAAGCGGGGATTATCTAACTGTACTAAAAAGCAAAGGCTTATTTCCCTTTCCGGTTATCTATCCACCGGTTCATCCGACCCAGTTGTATGAAAGTTTCATAATGTTTCTTGCGTTTTTTATCATTTTTAAATTAGAAAAAATTACTCTGGCCAAAAGAAAGTTATTCTTTATTTTTTGGGTATTGTACGGACTAAATCGTCTGGTAATCGAAATTTTTAGGGGCGACAGAAATGTGGTATTTTTTAATTTCACCTATGCACAACTTATCTCTATGGGCCTGATTATTTTTGGGATTTTAGGTATTGTATATATTTTCCATTCAGAAAAGAAAATAATAAAGCAAAATTCTTAA